The proteins below are encoded in one region of Effusibacillus dendaii:
- a CDS encoding ABC transporter ATP-binding protein — translation MSEPLLSVQNIKRHFSAGGGMFRKTRRAVKAVDGVSFAIGQGETLGLVGESGCGKSTTGRMIVGLLAPTDGEIFFQGQSIAEKTIRRNAGKNLQMVFQDPYASLNPRMVIRQIVAEPLLLQNWGSRAERDKRVDELLERVGLASYHASRYPDEFSGGQRQRIGIARALALSPKLIVCDEPISALDVSIQAQILNLLTDIQQDLGISYLFISHGLQAVKYVSHKIAVMYLGKIVEQAEGDSLFSNPLHPYTKALLSAVPEPDPSRRERERIVLSGDLPSPSNPPKGCRFHTRCPTAMERCKTEEPTPLTVAEDRQIACFLYE, via the coding sequence ATGTCTGAGCCGCTTCTTTCCGTGCAAAACATAAAACGGCATTTCTCCGCAGGCGGAGGAATGTTCAGGAAAACGCGTCGCGCCGTAAAGGCGGTCGATGGTGTCAGTTTTGCTATCGGGCAAGGGGAAACGCTGGGGCTTGTCGGCGAGTCGGGCTGCGGAAAATCTACGACAGGCAGGATGATTGTAGGCCTGTTGGCACCGACAGACGGAGAGATTTTCTTTCAGGGCCAATCGATTGCGGAAAAGACAATCCGGCGTAATGCGGGCAAAAATTTGCAAATGGTGTTCCAGGATCCGTATGCATCCCTCAACCCCCGCATGGTCATTCGGCAAATCGTTGCGGAACCGCTTTTGCTGCAAAATTGGGGAAGCAGGGCGGAACGGGATAAACGGGTGGATGAACTCCTGGAGCGGGTCGGACTTGCCTCCTATCATGCAAGCCGCTATCCTGATGAATTTTCGGGAGGTCAGCGTCAGCGGATCGGGATTGCCAGAGCGTTAGCCCTCTCTCCAAAACTGATTGTCTGTGATGAACCGATATCGGCGCTTGATGTATCGATTCAGGCGCAAATCCTTAATCTTCTCACGGATATCCAACAGGATCTGGGAATTTCGTATTTGTTTATCTCACATGGACTGCAAGCCGTTAAATATGTCAGCCACAAGATTGCTGTCATGTATCTGGGGAAAATCGTCGAGCAGGCTGAGGGAGATTCTCTTTTTTCCAATCCTCTGCATCCCTATACGAAAGCTCTTCTTTCTGCTGTCCCGGAACCGGATCCGAGTCGCCGCGAACGGGAGCGGATCGTTTTAAGCGGGGATCTTCCAAGCCCCTCCAATCCGCCAAAAGGGTGCCGGTTTCATACCCGCTGTCCAACGGCCATGGAGCGCTGCAAAACGGAAGAACCGACGCCTCTTACTGTGGCGGAGGATCGTCAAATCGCCTGTTTTCTTTATGAATAA